attttaaaatatgacaTTTCAAATTATCTTGTTAGTGAGTCTTTCTATTCGTTTAATCAGCTAGCAACAAGTTATACACAATTGCCCAGGTGCCTAGTTTAAACCAATCCGTACCGAGCTCTTTACAGTGCAAACCAATCAATACTGAGTACTCATTTGGCGGTTCCAGAAAAATCGAGTActatttatcgttattttcaatgtaGCTGTACTGATTTGTCTTATTGTTCGGATCCGTTATGCTGCTGTTGTGGTATACGGCGGTGGGAAAGGAATGCGACTTTGGAAACTGCAGCTGCTGCAGCCGGCATACTACTCAATCAAATGACGGTTGACATGTGTTCTCCGACATCTTCCCATTCGCCAACAGCGACTCCCTTATCCAGCTGCCCTACCGTAAatgaaaaagacaaaaaacAAGACGACTCTTCAAGCATAATAAGTACAGTGAAGCATCAACGTCTAGATTACGATGTAGGTTATACAcaacttttttaaaagaaaaagaaactttgacATTATCAAGATTTTCGAAGCGGACATAGCTCGCTCCATTTGCACAATGACAACCTATAACGTAGCTCAATTAGCGTATTTCAATTCGGTTGTATACGGATGTAGTAGGTAATCATTATTATCAAACACTCCATCTTCCAAAAAGatttttgatgtttttttttttcaagaattttactTGTTGGCTACTATTTAGACATGCCTGGATATCTTTCATCTGTACAACATTGCGTCGATTTCTGGTCGTCCGGGGCAtgccaaatcaatttttctcggttcgtttaaattgcttctaaaaataacaaaccATATATAGATTTCTCAGACTTGCACCTAGCTTAGGAGCCATCGGAGCATCACTCTGTCAACAAACGAATAAACCAGGATAGAGTATACACGGTAAATTTACAAATCAACTTAAAAATACTATCAAATTTTGATTCACtagtatatttgttttaaactaAGTATTGTGTTCACCCATATTCCAAAAATgcgaaataaactttttttttcatgaaaaaagtatgttcaaattaattattatttttaaaatgaaaattgtttgttaataaagaaaactggACGGGTGTTGAAActtgtcatttatttattaaaaaaaattacataaaaaaaaagtaatgaattAATACAATTGAACGTTTCCCTTTCACAAAATACAAAGACGGTAGTCGAATTACTTAAATAGAAGTTttctattattgtattatacaatGCACTTaactttttgcatttattctttcttgacattatttaatttttattcctccACGTGTACTGATGATGTCATACAATGGTATAGACCTTCTCGAGCACTGAATCTTTCATATGTGCTTGCAGCTTATGAAGGTACAATTTTCACAAATACAATACCACCGTACGtgtcaaaaattcaagtttattGATTAACTCAGTTTTTTGTTCTGTATAAAGTTTTTTATCTGGAGTTGAAGGTATTTTTTatacgacaaaaaaaaaactgtttctaTTTGGCCTCCTTCCTTTTGCGTGCAGAAGTTGATTCGCTCAATTTATCAGATGATGATAACATTTCGTCAATTCAAAGTACTCATTGAAACAAAAGCTTTATGTTATAAAATGTATGATAGAAAAGGCAGACCGCATTAGTTTTCCATCTACTCCGTCGATCCGTAGTTATAGACATCCCAGCGAATTCCGCACAGTACACAAAAGTACAATGTCGCTtgtgttacattattaaaaagcATGTGTGAGATCtacttatttcaaatttactttttagGAAAATTTTCGGTTTCGCCAACATCGTTTATAGAAACAAGTacattccaaatttatttttattacttgtcATTCAAATGCTAAAGTGCcaagtgaaaattatttcttttttagatttaaaacaaaaaaacaaaaaatcctccgagaatttgaatttaatttcggaAAATCAGGTTTATCATTTGTTACCACAGGATAGTAATCaagtattaatttgaaaaagaaaactgaaaaGATTGTTACTATTTCTTGTTGCTTTTTAAATAGGTTTGGATATATGTACTTAAACGAGAAATTTCATCCATTcctcttattttttatcaagCGTTCAACTGTTTAAGTAATCATagatttactttaaatttctCTACCCTTTTTTTTAGTCTTTATCAGTTTATCCGGATACTTTAGTATTTTAGGATTAACAAAATGgaaatggtatttatttttttgtacagcTTTTTCTACCTTTACTCTAACTAACAttgtatgtttctttttcctatCTGAAAGCTAACTTTGGTATTCATATTAGACTCTTTCTTCCCTTTTGCCATTTTACCCATATACGTTCATAAGCTTGTCtctaattattgttattatactGACCAACTTTTCCACAACACCTATAAGACTTCcctttaaaaatttatctttatcATTCCAGAATCATTCCTTTGGTTGGATAGtcaatgtaataatttattcttttgaTTTGTCAgctataacatttttatgttaatgTTATTTCCATTAGGTTTTTATGAGTGCCTTTATTCTTTTCAACATAATCTACAGTTTACTGTTATGCTTGGTTTCtgtatttatcaataaaaatttgttgttaacATTTTACTCAAGTCATGAGGTGAtggttaatttcttttatttattaatcatgGTAACATCAGCTATCTTCTTATTTGCGAACTTGTGCAATAAAACTACTAAATCATCGGTGGTATGTTAGTATAATCAACAAGTAAAAAGATTTGTACTATTTCCGTGAATTGTCTATATCTAAGGTTTATTCATGCGTCATCAGCATTTTCACGTCTTATGTAACTCTCAGTTGCttcgtatttcttttcaatttatcattttaccGCCCTAAACTTTTGCATTATGTTCCAACTATTGACGGTAGTATTGGTACACTTCAAATTCCACTTTCTCcttcacttttttttcatcCTGTGTGTGGTATATTGTAAGTCATCATCAAACTCTTGTAGCATTTGTCTTAAACCTTTTTCATGTCAACACAGTACAGATATACGGTACATAAGCCTTGTTGTACTTCTACTCTTAGTAACGGTAAAAAAGCTCGATTGATTTGCAAGATGGTAACATTTAAAGGTTTCTTTTTGTTGCTGTATTTAGATGTTTAACACTGCAATACAACAGAAACATTTACCTTATACAATGACAGCGACTCCaggtaaaaaatttttatatgtgaaagaaaatattatgttaaCAGCAAcccattttttcaattctataGCTCGTTCAATGTTTACTTATTCCTAGAAAACTGTCAGCAAAAAATACaataggaaaaaaaggaaaagaataacaaaaaacACTCAAGACACCTTTTCTTTTTAGCatgaattctatttattttaaattttgttacactGAATCTAATGTtacaaagaaatatgtattcaaCAGGCCTTTGGCCGgcgtaaaaaatattcctgtcATAGTTGAAGCTGTGTCAACGTTACCACAGAATGAAAGAGCATTGATAAAGTCAGACGCGTTTGTGTTATAAGCTTTCATTATATGACTCATAGTATTCCCTTTGATTTAATAGAGTTTG
The Hylaeus volcanicus isolate JK05 unplaced genomic scaffold, UHH_iyHylVolc1.0_haploid 12221, whole genome shotgun sequence DNA segment above includes these coding regions:
- the LOC128883131 gene encoding uncharacterized protein LOC128883131 isoform X7; translated protein: MCEIYLFQIYFLGKFSVSPTSFIETNLKQKNKKSSENLNLISENQVYHLLPQDSNQVWIYVLKREISSIPLIFYQAFNCLIFISLSGYFSILGLTKWKWYLFFCTAFSTFTLTNITLSSLLPFYPYTFISLSLIIVIILTNFSTTPIRLPFKNLSLSFQNHSFGWIVNVFMSAFILFNIIYSLLLCLVSVFINKNLLLTFYSSHEVMVNFFYLLIMVTSAIFLFANLCNKTTKSSVVYSCVISIFTSYVTLSCFVFLFNLSFYRPKLLHYVPTIDGSIGTLQIPLSPSLFFHPVCGIFTDIRYISLVVLLLLVTMFNTAIQQKHLPYTMTATPGSIMTKHFT
- the LOC128883131 gene encoding uncharacterized protein LOC128883131 isoform X4, which gives rise to MMSYNAYEGTIFTNTIPPFLSGVEEVDSLNLSDDDNISSIQKKADRISFPSTPSIRSYRHPSEFRTVHKRKFSVSPTSFIETNLKQKNKKSSENLNLISENQVYHLLPQDSNQVWIYVLKREISSIPLIFYQAFNCLIFISLSGYFSILGLTKWKWYLFFCTAFSTFTLTNITLSSLLPFYPYTFISLSLIIVIILTNFSTTPIRLPFKNLSLSFQNHSFGWIVNVFMSAFILFNIIYSLLLCLVSVFINKNLLLTFYSSHEVMVNFFYLLIMVTSAIFLFANLCNKTTKSSVVYSCVISIFTSYVTLSCFVFLFNLSFYRPKLLHYVPTIDGSIGTLQIPLSPSLFFHPVCGIFTDIRYISLVVLLLLVTMFNTAIQQKHLPYTMTATPGSIMTKHFT
- the LOC128883131 gene encoding uncharacterized protein LOC128883131 isoform X11, which produces MHLTFCIYSFLTLFNFYSSTCTDDVIQWYRPSRALNLSYVLAAYEGTIFTNTIPPFLSGVEEVDSLNLSDDDNISSIQKKADRISFPSTPSIRSYRHPSEFRTVHKRKFSVSPTSFIETNLKQKNKKSSENLNLISENQVYHLLPQDSNQVWIYVLKREISSIPLIFYQAFNCLIFISLSGYFSILGLTKWKCCFVFLFNLSFYRPKLLHYVPTIDGSIGTLQIPLSPSLFFHPVCGIFTDIRYISLVVLLLLVTMFNTAIQQKHLPYTMTATPGSIMTKHFT
- the LOC128883131 gene encoding uncharacterized protein LOC128883131 isoform X6; the protein is MHLTFCIYSFLTLFNFYSSTCTDDVIQWYRPSRALNLSYVLAAYEGTIFTNTIPPFLSGVEEVDSLNLSDDDNISSIQKKADRISFPSTPSIRSYRHPSEFRTVHKRKFSVSPTSFIETNLKQKNKKSSENLNLISENQVYHLLPQDSNQVWIYVLKREISSIPLIFYQAFNCLIFISLSGYFSILGLTKWKWYLFFCTAFSTFTLTNITLSSLLPFYPYTFISLSLIIVIILTNFSTTPIRLPFKNLSLSFQNHSFGWIVNVFMSAFILFNIIYSLLLCLVSVFINKNLLLTFYSSHEVMVNFFYLLIMVTSAIFLFANLCNKTTKSSVLLRISFQFIILPP
- the LOC128883131 gene encoding uncharacterized protein LOC128883131 isoform X3, producing MHLTFCIYSFLTLFNFYSSTCTDDVIQWYRPSRALNLSYVLAAYEGTIFTNTIPPFLSGVEEVDSLNLSDDDNISSIQKKADRISFPSTPSIRSYRHPSEFRTVHKRKFSVSPTSFIETNLKQKNKKSSENLNLISENQVYHLLPQDSNQVWIYVLKREISSIPLIFYQAFNCLIFISLSGYFSILGLTKWKWYLFFCTAFSTFTLTNITLSSLLPFYPYTFISLSLIIVIILTNFSTTPIRLPFKNLSLSFQNHSFGWIVNVFMSAFILFNIIYSLLLCLVSVFINKNLLLTFYSSHELSSYLRTCAIKLLNHRCIFTSYVTLSCFVFLFNLSFYRPKLLHYVPTIDGSIGTLQIPLSPSLFFHPVCGIFTDIRYISLVVLLLLVTMFNTAIQQKHLPYTMTATPGSIMTKHFT
- the LOC128883131 gene encoding uncharacterized protein LOC128883131 isoform X8 — protein: MHLTFCIYSFLTLFNFYSSTCTDDVIQWYRPSRALNLSYVLAAYEGTIFTNTIPPFLSGVEEVDSLNLSDDDNISSIQKKADRISFPSTPSIRSYRHPSEFRTVHKRKFSVSPTSFIETNLKQKNKKSSENLNLISENQVYHLLPQDSNQVWIYVLKREISSIPLIFYQAFNCLIFISLSGYFSILGLTKWKWYLFFCTAFSTFTLTNITLSSLLPFYPYTFISLSLIIVIILTNFSTTPIRLPFKNLSLSFQNHSFGWIVNVFMSAFILFNIIYSLLLCLVSVFINKNLLLTFYSSHELSSYLRTCAIKLLNHRWFIHASSAFSRLM
- the LOC128883131 gene encoding uncharacterized protein LOC128883131 isoform X9: MHLTFCIYSFLTLFNFYSSTCTDDVIQWYRPSRALNLSYVLAAYEGTIFTNTIPPFLSGVEEVDSLNLSDDDNISSIQKKADRISFPSTPSIRSYRHPSEFRTVHKRKFSVSPTSFIETNLKQKNKKSSENLNLISENQVYHLLPQDSNQVWIYVLKREISSIPLIFYQAFNCLIFISLSGYFSILGLTKWKWYLFFCTAFSTFTLTNITLSSLLPFYPYTFISLSLIIVIILTNFSTTPIRLPFKNLSLSFQNHSFGWIVNVFMSAFILFNIIYSLLLCLVSVFINKNLLLTFYSSHEVMVNFFYLLIMLLRISFQFIILPP
- the LOC128883403 gene encoding uncharacterized protein LOC128883403 isoform X4 gives rise to the protein MVLFNLKAGVSFHLVTGHNNSIRVGGSTIGGATLMGLLRLLCKNIHSPLDAFLMAQSGDNSSIDLLISDIYGGDYTAAGLKGTTIASTCGKLQNLNKFNKKILPFKNGTIRWTQAPHNHVPSLNQSVPSSLQCKPINTDCTDLSYCSDPLCCCCGIRRWERNATLETAAAAAGILLNQMTVDMCSPTSSHSPTATPLSSCPTVNEKDKKQDDSSSIISTVKHQRLDYDIFEADIARSICTMTTYNVAQLAYFNSVVYGCSRILLVGYYLDMPGYLSSVQHCVDFWSSGACQINFSRLAPSLGAIGASLCQQTNKPG
- the LOC128883131 gene encoding uncharacterized protein LOC128883131 isoform X10, which encodes MHLTFCIYSFLTLFNFYSSTCTDDVIQWYRPSRALNLSYVLAAYEGTIFTNTIPPFLSGVEEVDSLNLSDDDNISSIQKKADRISFPSTPSIRSYRHPSEFRTVHKRKFSVSPTSFIETNLKQKNKKSSENLNLISENQVYHLLPQDSNQVWIYVLKREISSIPLIFYQAFNCLIFISLSGYFSILGLTKWKWYLFFCTAFSTFTLTNITLSSLLPFYPYTFISLSLIIVIILTNFSTTPIRLPFKNLSLSFQNHSFGWIVNVFMSAFILFNIIYSLLLCLVSVFINKNLLLTFYSSHEHFHVLCNSQLLRISFQFIILPP
- the LOC128883131 gene encoding uncharacterized protein LOC128883131 isoform X5 codes for the protein MIEKADRISFPSTPSIRSYRHPSEFRTVHKRKFSVSPTSFIETNLKQKNKKSSENLNLISENQVYHLLPQDSNQVWIYVLKREISSIPLIFYQAFNCLIFISLSGYFSILGLTKWKWYLFFCTAFSTFTLTNITLSSLLPFYPYTFISLSLIIVIILTNFSTTPIRLPFKNLSLSFQNHSFGWIVNVFMSAFILFNIIYSLLLCLVSVFINKNLLLTFYSSHEVMVNFFYLLIMVTSAIFLFANLCNKTTKSSVVYSCVISIFTSYVTLSCFVFLFNLSFYRPKLLHYVPTIDGSIGTLQIPLSPSLFFHPVCGIFTDIRYISLVVLLLLVTMFNTAIQQKHLPYTMTATPGSIMTKHFT
- the LOC128883131 gene encoding uncharacterized protein LOC128883131 isoform X2, which produces MHLTFCIYSFLTLFNFYSSTCTDDVIQWYRPSRALNLSYVLAAYEGTIFTNTIPPFLSGVEEVDSLNLSDDDNISSIQKKADRISFPSTPSIRSYRHPSEFRTVHKRKFSVSPTSFIETNLKQKNKKSSENLNLISENQVYHLLPQDSNQVWIYVLKREISSIPLIFYQAFNCLIFISLSGYFSILGLTKWKWYLFFCTAFSTFTLTNITLSSLLPFYPYTFISLSLIIVIILTNFSTTPIRLPFKNLSLSFQNHSFGWIVNVFMSAFILFNIIYSLLLCLVSVFINKNLLLTFYSSHEVMVNFFYLLIMVTSAIFLFANLCNKTTKSSVVYSCVISIFTSYVTLSCFVFLFNLSFYRPKLLHYVPTIDGSIGTLQIPLSPSLFFHPVCGIFTDIRYISLVVLLLLVTMFNTAIQQKHLPYTMTATPARSMFTYS
- the LOC128883131 gene encoding uncharacterized protein LOC128883131 isoform X1: MHLTFCIYSFLTLFNFYSSTCTDDVIQWYRPSRALNLSYVLAAYEGTIFTNTIPPFLSGVEEVDSLNLSDDDNISSIQKKADRISFPSTPSIRSYRHPSEFRTVHKRKFSVSPTSFIETNLKQKNKKSSENLNLISENQVYHLLPQDSNQVWIYVLKREISSIPLIFYQAFNCLIFISLSGYFSILGLTKWKWYLFFCTAFSTFTLTNITLSSLLPFYPYTFISLSLIIVIILTNFSTTPIRLPFKNLSLSFQNHSFGWIVNVFMSAFILFNIIYSLLLCLVSVFINKNLLLTFYSSHEVMVNFFYLLIMVTSAIFLFANLCNKTTKSSVVYSCVISIFTSYVTLSCFVFLFNLSFYRPKLLHYVPTIDGSIGTLQIPLSPSLFFHPVCGIFTDIRYISLVVLLLLVTMFNTAIQQKHLPYTMTATPGSIMTKHFT